A window of Mobiluncus massiliensis genomic DNA:
ATGGCATCTCTCTAGGGAGCACATCGCCAAATCGTTTTCGGCGTAAATTTCGCCTTTGCGGCAAATGACCCGAGTGTGTTTTTGGTACTTACGCTGCGGGGTTTCGTCTTGCAGACCCAAGCGAAACCGGTTGTGGATAGTGTCCTCCAGCTCTTGCGGGTCATGGTCCGAGGAAAGAATCACCACAGTTTTCTTGGGTTCACTGAGGTTGGCCAGAAAAAGCTGTTCCAAAATGTTGAAAGCGATTTCGTTGAAGCCTAAGAGGACGGTGTGGTTACTTTCCAGGACATGAGATTTACCCTGATTGAGCGCATCCATATAGTTTTCCAGGCCGTTATTGATAATCCCGATAAACGTGGCCAAGAAAAAAATGCCGTACAGAGTGGCTAACAACATGAAAAACACGAAAACTTTTGAATAGACTTCTTCGTCCCCGTTGAGGTTTCCGGGGTCAAAAGTCCGCATCAGCGTCACCCACAGCTGTTTGCCCGGATCCATCGGGGTGCGCTCAAAGATGCGGGTCAACACAAAAATTATGAAAATAAACACGATGCTGAGCAGACCCAGCAGGAAAATTTTCCCCAACATGCCTTTGGACATGAGGTTGTCGAAACGGTATTTAAACCGCTCACCCAGCCCCGGTTTTTCATGTTCTGCCATTTGATTGTTCCTCACTAGGGATACGTGTCGCGAGCATCGCTCGCACCGTTACAGTTTAGGTCCGGGGTGGGTACGGTTAACTGGTTTTCGCGAAGTTTAGTACCCGGAGGCGGACAGAGGTTTGATGTGGCGCAAAATCAACGCCAGGATGATGACCACAACTGCCAGGGAACCGGATATCGCCACTACGCCCGGCCAGCCCAGGGCGGTCCAGCCAAAACCAGCTACGAACAGGGCAAACTCGATGGGGCGGTATTCTGGGTCGTGGCTGGCGTAGCCGGTGAAAGCTGCTTGGGCGGCAGGGCGCAACGGGGTGCAGATTAGCCCAGGTCAAGGCTACAATCAGCCCAGTAATCCAGAAGTTCCCGGTCGTGGCTAATCGCTATAACCGCGAGCCCCTGTGCGGAGCGTCTCTGAATCGCCCGCACCAGGCTAGCGGTACTGAAAGTGTCCAGCATGGCAGTGGCCTCGTCACAAATCAGCACCGTGGGATTGGTCAATAAACATCTGGCCAAGGCAACGCGCTGCAGCTGTCCCTCTGAGACTTCCGCCGGGAAGCGCCGCCTGAACTCCAAGGGAATCCCCAGTTCGTCGCAGATTTTTGCGCCTTGCTCGCGTCGCACATCGGGCGGAACATCCGCGTAAACTAATGGCTCCTCAATGATTTGCCCCAGTGTCCACCGCGGATTCACGGAGCGCCGAGGTGACTGGAACAGCATCGCCACTCCAGGTTGCACCGCCGCGCGTGGGTGCTGTTTGGTGGCGGGGCTATTGCCTGGAGATGTGGCCGTTTCCCCTGATTCACACCAGCGAATCTGGCCTGCCAAGGGAGTGAGGCGTCCGGCAATCGCCCTGGCGGTAGTGGTTTTGCCACAACCAGAGTCTCCGAACCACCCCACGGTTTCGCCGCGGTGCAGGCTGAGGTTAAAGCCTTTCACCACCGGGACTCCGTGATATCCGACGGTAAGGTCGCGCACTTCCAATACGGTTTCGTTGGTTACGTCGGGTGTCAGTCGGGGTTGGTTTTCGTGCTCAGAAGCGGGGTGCAGCGCGGATGCATCGGTCCCGTTTCGTGCCATGTTGCGCGGCAAAGCTGCTAGTAGTTCCCGCGTATAAGGATGCAGTGGAGTATCTAGCACCTGCGTTGCCGTGCCTTGCTCCAACACCTGACCGTGACCCAACACTGTCACCTGATCTGCCAGAGGAAAATCCAGCAACAACGCCAAATCGTGGGTGATGGTTAACACTGCCAGCCCCCGGTCTGCTAACTTTCGCAACAGCTGCCAAATCTGGTCGCGGCGTGTTTCGTCCAATCCCGCGGTGACTTCATCTGCAATCAAAACTGCGGGGTTCCCCGCCAAAGCCAGCGCCAAGTTTGCCCTGGTCAACATACCGCCGGACAACTCGTGCGGATAAGCCGCGAGGGAGTCCGTGGGAAAGCCCGTCATTTCGCACAATTCGGTCACGGTCGTGGGTCCTGCGGAGGTCTCCCCGGAAAGCATCTCTGCCCTGTCCCGGCGCCCGAGTAACTTGACGGATTCTTCCAGCTGGTCGCCAATGGTACGGTTCGGTGCAAAAGCTGTGGCGCTGGATTGGGACGCGACCGCGATGAGACGCCCACGAACCGCTGGCCAGGGA
This region includes:
- a CDS encoding ATP-binding cassette domain-containing protein, giving the protein MTLKLTSPSALRKAFSPSRLAFYALVLLLLYAAILPFFAGTDLHEADLSQARLAPSAAHWFGTDLAGHDLLVRVALGLRVSIFVAAVCAVVSTVIGVLIGAVAASWGGKVDSLLMRFTDTINALPQLLLGIAIVAFYPGSLVAIIASIALVHWSPVARIVRSIALSTRELEYVEAAYLAGASHWQVARKHLLPSVFGQMKVSVVLLFPHAIWHESTLSFLGLGISPDQPSLGTLLEVARTEILIGCWWELMFPAGALVSLTLLIFGWASGLGKASRGAAGEADSAQSDTLVGDLSVAASGVAPCVHEAPAGEPDENTAPPALEFRDLSVTVPCSGWISDQRNHESLTDTAAAKPTSTANSPTERDLVLEDHVNLQVRPGELHVLLGQSGAGKSILAKTATGMLPGKMQVSGRVSVSGITLYGKNCPWPAVRGRLIAVASQSSATAFAPNRTIGDQLEESVKLLGRRDRAEMLSGETSAGPTTVTELCEMTGFPTDSLAAYPHELSGGMLTRANLALALAGNPAVLIADEVTAGLDETRRDQIWQLLRKLADRGLAVLTITHDLALLLDFPLADQVTVLGHGQVLEQGTATQVLDTPLHPYTRELLAALPRNMARNGTDASALHPASEHENQPRLTPDVTNETVLEVRDLTVGYHGVPVVKGFNLSLHRGETVGWFGDSGCGKTTTARAIAGRLTPLAGQIRWCESGETATSPGNSPATKQHPRAAVQPGVAMLFQSPRRSVNPRWTLGQIIEEPLVYADVPPDVRREQGAKICDELGIPLEFRRRFPAEVSEGQLQRVALARCLLTNPTVLICDEATAMLDTFSTASLVRAIQRRSAQGLAVIAISHDRELLDYWADCSLDLG